A region of the Microcystis aeruginosa FD4 genome:
TTTTCTATCCGAATGCTTCGCCCGTACTTTTTGCTGCAAACCCTATTTAGGGTTTGCAGCAAAAAGTTTGTTGGTGGGGTTAGGAGTCGGTCGTCAGTAGCCAGTCGTCAGTAGCCGGTCGTTTTAATCTCAGGAGAAGTGGCAATTTTGGCCATTGGTGGATTTAAAACCGGTGCGATATTTTCTACCGTCATCGGCAATCCAGAGATAGAAATATAAGTAGTAGCCCGAATTAATGCTCCCTCTAATTCGCGAATATTAGAAGTATAATTAACGGCAATATATTCGATAACTTCTCGTGGGAGACGCAGATTTTCGTACTCGGCCTTTTTTTGTAAAATTGCCATACGAGTTTCGATATCTGGTGCTTGGATATCGGCGACTAATCCCATAGAAAAGCGAGAAATTAAACGATCCTGTAAACTGGGAATCTGTTTAGGGAGGCGATCGGAGGCTAAAACTACCTGTTTTCCCGCTTCGTGCAGGGTATTAAAGGTATGAAAAAATTCTTCTTGAGTGTATTCTTTTCCTTCAATAAATTCCAGATCATCCACTAATAATATGTCCGCATGGCGATAATGATTACGAAAACTTTCCATACTATCTTGACGGATAGCGGTGATTAAATCATTAGTAAATTGTTCCGTCGATACATAAAAAACCCTGGATTGGGGATATAATTCCAGACGATAATGACCGATCGCTTGCATTAAATGGGTTTTACCTAATCCCACACCACCACAGAGAAAAAGCGGGTTAAATTCGCGTCCGGGTAATTCCGCCACCGCTAAAGCGGCCGCGTGGGCCATGCGATTAGTTGGCCCGACAACAAAACGGGAGAAATTATATTTAGGGTTAAGTTGATTACTGGGGGATAGTTCTAATTCTAAGCTAGTGTGAGGCTGGAAAATAGCGATCGAATCCCCCTGTTGTGCCGTTAGTTGAATCTCGACGGGATAACCGACGATATCCTACACTACTTCGGCAATTGTTGACAGATAATTTTTCTGAAGATGGTTAAGAATAAAAGGATTGGCAGCCTGAATTACTAAGCGATCGTTTTGCCATTCTTTAACCGTCGCCGTTTGAAACCAAGTTTCAAAAGCGGGACGGGTTAATAGTAATTTTAGACGCTCTAGGAGATTATGCCAAAGTTGTTGGGGGCTGCTATCCACGGTTAATTTTGATTAACAAAGTTGCTCTAGTGCTGCTGCGGGGAAACCTTATCAGTTTAGCGAGATTTTTCCGCTCAAGATAAAATGATTTTCAGAGGGAAACAATTAATCCTTATACAGATGACACAAGTTTTAACAATCACCCAATTAGGAAACCCAATTCTACAGCAAAAAGCACCAGCGCTCGATCATCTTCTCGATTCTGACTGTCAAGATTTGATCGATTCCCTGATTACCACCGTGCAAGCTGCCCACGGGGTGGGAATCGCCGCACCCCAAGTTGCTCGGTCTCTGCGTCTGTTTATCGTTGCTTCTCACCCCAATCCTCGTTATCCCGACGCTCCGATCATGTCACCCACTGCCATGATTAATCCGCGTATTTTGCAGGTCAGCGAGGAAATGGTCAAGGGTTGGGAAGGTTGTCTCAGTGTCCCCAATTGGCGCGGTTTTGTCCCCCGTCATCAGTGGATTGAGGTGGCCTATTATGATCGCAATGGTCGGGAAATCCGTCAAGTTTTCAGGGATTTTGTCGCACGCATCTTTCAACACGAATACGATCATCTGGAAGGAATCCTCTTTCTCGATCGCCTTGCTTCTCCGGCGGATTTATATTCGGAGGAAGAATATCAAAAAATCAGTAATATTGCTGAATATAAGCGATAAAATCGCAAAATCTCCCTATATCTTCAAAATAAGTTCAATAACTTAACGGGAATATTTTATCTGGCGACAAAATTTTTGTGGGCAAATCTAAATTTTTTGTTAGAATGATAACGATTATCATTCTAGGCAGGCCACCTTTGCAAACAAATAAACTACTTGACAAAATAAACTAATTGTGTTTTAGAACTCTGCCCTCAATTAACTAGGGAGATACTCAAGACTTTTTCGGTGACTAGGAAAATCAATTTTTCCAGATTTCCGTACCGGAGATAAACCCAAAGACGAGGGAATAACCCGATAGCTTTCATTAGTTATCGTCTAGATGCCCAGAAAAATAAATACTCTAGCAAAGGGTATTTATTGACATTGGTAAAATCAGAAAACTTTGCCGATTAATTAACTATTGGAGTCCGTAAAAATATCTATGACCTTAGCTAAGTCCAAAGCAATTTTCGACAATGATGACTACAATCACTTTCCCGAAGTGATTACCGAACCTAAATCGCCAGTATCGGAAGCCGAGATGATGCAAGCGGTACGAACACTGCTGTTAGGATTAGGAGAAGAGCCCGATCGCGAAGGTTTACGAGACACTCCTAAACGAGTAGTAAAAGCCCTAAAATTTCTCACTTCTGGTTATCAGCAATCCCTAGATGAATTGCTGAATGGGGCAGTTTTTCACGAGAATGCTAACGAGATGGTTTTAATCCGAGACATCGATATTTTTAGCTCCTGTGAACACCATATTTTACCCATTATCGGCCGCGCTCATGTTGCCTATATTCCTAACGGGAAAGTGATCGGTTTATCGAAAATTGCCCGCATCTGTGAAATGTACGCCAGACGACTGCAAGTACAGGAACGTTTAACCGCACAAATTGCCGATGCTTTGCTAGGATTACTGCAACCTCAAGGGGTAGCTGTGGTGATTGAAGCGACTCATATGTGTATGGTAATGCGCGGGGTTGAAAAACCCGGTTCTTGGACTTCTACGAGTGCCGTGCGCGGTATTTTTGCCGATTCTGCTAAGACTCGTCAAGAGTTTATGAGTTTGATTCGTCATAGTCCCGATTTTCACTAATTAGTCAGGGGGATCAGGATTATTTGATCGTCCTATCCCCGGTTTTTTCCTAGGCAAAAAACCAGCACCAAACCAGCTATTTACTGTTTACTTTTTATTTTTAACTCGCTGTTATCATGCTGATTCGTCCCCGTCGTCTTCGTTACACTCCAGCGATTCGCCGTCTTGTTCGTGAAACCGAATTAACCGTTAATGACTTGATTTATCCCCTCTTTATCATGGAGGGAGAAAATCAAAAGGTGGCTATTCCTTCTATGCCCGATTGTTATCGTTATTCCCTCGATTTATTGCTCAAAGAAGTGGTTAATGCTTATAATTTAGGCATTAATGCCATCGCTCTTTTCCCTCTGATTGCCGAAGATAAAAAAGATAATTTCGGTACAGAAAGTTATAATCCCGATGGTTTAGTACAAAGGACAGTGAAAGCGATTAAAAAAGAAGTACCTGAAATAATTATTATTACCGATGTTGCTCTTGATCCTTTTTCAATTTATGGTCATGATGGTATCGTCCAAGACGGTAAAATTCTTAACGATGAAACCGTGCAAGTTTTAGTGAAAATGTCGCTCTCGCAAGCGGCAGCCGGGGCTAATTTCGTCGCTCCTTCCGATATGATGGATGGTAGGGTTGGGGCGATCCGTCGAGCTTTAGATGCGGCTGGCTATTTTGATGTGGGAATTCTCGCTTATACGGCTAAATATGCCTCTGCTTATTATGGTCCCTTCCGAGATGCCTTAGAATCAGCACCAAAATTTGGTGATAAGAAAACCTATCAAATGGATGGGGCTAATAGTCGGGAAGCGTTACGGGAAGCCAGTTTAGACATAACAGAAGGGGCAGATATTATCATGGTTAAGCCCGCTCTTGCTTACCTCGATATTATCCGTCGTCTGCGAGATAGTAGCCATCTTCCCGTTGCCGCTTACAACGTCAGTGGGGAATACGCGATGATTAAAGCGGCGGCAAAACAGGGCTGGATTGACGAAAAAAGCCTGATTTTGGAAACTTTAACCAGTATGAAACGAGCGGGGGCCGATTTGATTTTGACCTATTTTGCTGCCGATGTGGCATTAATGAAACAGGAAAGCCGATTTTAGGGTTTTTGCCAGCGAAATTGATAGAAATTATCCCGCGCACCCCACAGCTGCCGGCCAAGGCTATCATAACCTCGATCGCTGGTATCCATGCCCTGGGAATGTAGAATAATTGTATTAGTTATTTTCACCGCACCTCTGGCATTAGTGGGACAACCCTGGGGGGGAGTTTCTCCCCGATAACCCCCCGCTATCGGTTTTAAAAACACAGTACACACCGACTCAGCCAAATCTGATACATTTAAATTTCTTTCTGTCAAGTCTTTGTTACAAAAATTAATAAAGTTAGCGGCATTATTTAACTTATAAGCTTTTGATTCCACAGTGGAATTATCGGGGCTAGGTTGAATGACTAAAATTCTTTGACGATAGGGTTGATTTAACTGATCGATAATCGCCTGTTCTTGATAGAGATAAATATTATCCTGTTTAGGGGAAAAATTCACCGCACAGGTAGTCATTTGCACCTTAGCAATGCGGGGGTTAGTCTGCGCTTGTTGCCTGGTATCCATAACCCCAATTAAATGATTAGCCACCCCTTGCACTTGCGGGTTAAGGGGCAAAGATTGAGTGAGAAAAAATCCTAGGGCGATCGAAGTTTTCAGCATGAGGGGAAGCTTAATTCCGGTTAGTCTCTAATTAGCTTAAACTGATAAGCAGCAAGAGCAAAAATTCCCCTTTTCCCATGGCTAATCATCTGGCTGAATCTGAAAGTCTTTACCTGCGAAAACACGCCGAAAACCCGATCGATTGGTGGTATTGGTGTGACAGCGCCCTAGAAATTGCCAGGAGAGAAGATAAACCGATCTTTCTCTCGATCGGTTATTCTAGCTGTCATTGGTGTACGGTGATGGAAGGAGAAGCTTTTTCCGATCGGGCTATTGCCGATTATCTCAATCAGTATTTTTTGCCGATCAAAGTCGATCGCGAGGAAAGACCAGACATCGATAGTATCTATATGCAAGCATTGCAGCTGATGGTCGGTCAAGGGGGTTGGCCTCTGAATGTCTTCCTAACACCGGATAGTTTAATTCCCTTCTATGGTGGCACTTATTTTCCCGTGCAACCGCGGTTTAACCGGCCTGGTTTTCTGCAAGTGTTGCAATCGATACGTCGTTATTACGACGAGGAAAAGGAGAAATTAAGCAAATTTACCGCCGAAATACTGGGCGCACTGCGTCAATCGGCTATTTTACCGCGAGCAGAGACCAATTTAGCCGATCCTTCCCTTTTAGCCACAGGAATCGAGAGAAATACGGCGGTGATTCGGGTTAATCCCAATAACTACGGTCGGCCCAGTTTTCCGATGATTCCATATTCTCATCTGGCTTTGCAGGGTAGTCGCTTTGGTGACGATTTTGACGATTCCCTCCGGCAAGCGGCCTATCAACGGGGGGAAGCTCTGGCCTTGGGGGGAATCTATGACCATGTAGGGGGAGGATTCCATCGTTATACGGTGGATTCAACGTGGACAGTTCCCCATTTTGAAAAAATGCTCTACGATAACGGGCAAATTGTCGAATATTTAGCTAATTTGTGGAGTGCTGGTGATCGAGAAGCGGCCTTTGAGAGAGGGATTAAAGGCACGGTTAACTGGCTAAAACGGGAAATGACCGCCCCAGAAGGTTATTTTTATGCGGCCCAAGATGCCGATAGTTTTGAGAAGGCCACGGATGGGGAACCGGAGGAAGGAGCCTTTTATGTCTGGTCGGATTTAGAGTTAAGAGATGATCTCTCGACCGAGGAATTAGGGTTGCTGCAAGCTAATTTTACCGTCACTGCCGAGGGGAATTTTGAGGGACGTAATGTCCTGCAGCGTCGTCAAGGAGGAGAATTATCGTCGGAGATAGAAAATATGCTCGATAAGTTATTTATTCGGCGTTATGGCAGTTCTCAGACCCAATTAGCTCTTTTTCCCCCGGCCAGAGACAATCAAGAGGCGAAAACCGTCTCTTGGCCGGGACGGATTCCGGCGGTAACGGATACGAAAATGATTGTCGCTTGGAATAGTTTGATGATTTCTGGTTTGGCCCGGGCCTTTGCTGTCTTTGGCGAACCTTTGTACTGGCAAATGGCTACTCAAGCGGCCGAGTTTATTCTCAAGCATCAGTGGTTAGATGGACGTTTTCAGCGCTTGAATTATCAGGGTCAGGCCTCGGTTTTAGCCCAATCGGAGGATTTTGCCTATTTTATTAAGGCTTTGCTCGACCTGCAAACGGCTAAACCCCAAGAAACTCCCTGGTTAGAGGCTGCTATCGATTTGCAAGGGGAATTTGATCGCTGGTTTTGGGCTGAGGATGAGGGGGGATATTTTAATACCGCTTCCGATCATAGTCTCGATCTGATCGTGCGAGAACGGGGTTATACGGATAATGCCACCCCTTCAGCCAATGGAATTGCGATCGCTAATTTAGTTCGTCTGTCGCGATTGACGGAAAATCTAGAATATCTCGATCGGGCCGAAAAGGCCTTGCAATCTTTTAGTACCATCCTAGAAGAGTCCCCCACCGCTTGCCCCAGTTTATTTGTCGCTCTCGATCACTATCGTCACGGTTTCTGCCTGCGCGCCCCGGAAAGCTCGATCGAGCGGCTGTTAGGTCGCTATTTGCCCACTGTGGTGTATCGAGTCGATGCCAGTTTGCCGCCTAGCACATTTGGGTTAATTTGTCAAGGGTTATGCTGCCTTGAACCAGCAGAAAATTTAGAACAGTTAGACCGACAAATTGCCGGGGTGATGGCAGGGGAGTCAATACTGCTCGGTTAACTTAAAGATGGTGCGTTCCCCTTGACATCCTCGCCGCCGTAAAACGGACGGCGATTCCCAAACCTCACGATTTGGGTTTCTGCTTCTGTCCCGAAGGATTTTTCGCACCTGCCGCCCCAGTTTTACTCTGTTCTGGTCTTATGGTCGCTCTACAGACTGACACCGCAAGTCCTGCGGCCAAAATATTTTTACTAGCGTTAATATCTCGGTCATGGTGCGTCCCACAGTCTGGACAGTCCCACTCTCGAATATTTAACGGCATTTTCTCAGCAATATACCCACAATTACTACACCTTTTAGAGCTAGGAAACCATCTATCTATTTCGAGGTAATTTCTCCCATACCAACGGCATTTATAGGCTAATTGTCGAGTTATTTCTCCCCAACTAACGTCAGATATTGCCTGAGATAATTTCGGGTTTTTGACCAGATTCTTGACGGCTAAATTCTCAACTACAATCGTTTGGTTTTCACGAACTAATTGAGTGGTTAGCTTGTGTAAATGGTCTTTTCTACTATCAGTAATTTGGGCGTGAATTTTGGCTACTTTGATTCTCGCTTTTTCCCGATTTTTTGAACCTTTCTGTTTTCGAGAAAGGCTTTTCGATGCTCTTCGCAGTCTCTGATAATGCTTTTTAAAATGCTTAGGATTAGACACTTTGTCACCATCGCTGGTAATTACTAGGCTACTAATTCCTAAGTCAATTCCAATGGCTTTATCTGTTACTGGTAATGGCTTAATTGTTGGGTCATCAAATCTTATTGAGATATGCCAGCGTCCAGAAGGATGTAATCTGACTGTTACTGTGCTTGGTTCACAGCTTTCTGGTATTTGTCTTGACCATCGAATAGGTAAAGGTTCTGTGCATTTAGCTAAATAGATTTGTTTGTCTTTAAATTTAAAGGCTGACTTAGTAAATTCGGCACTTCCTCCCTGATGTTTTTTCCTAAAGTTAGGATACTTAGTACGACCAGCAAAGAAGTTAGTGAAAGCTGTTTGTAGGTGTCTTAACCCTTGTTGCAAAGGTACACAGCTTACTTCGTTGAGAAAGTCTAATTCTTCTTGCTTTTTCCAATCAGTTAGCATTGAAGAGGTTTGAGCGTAGCCTACTCTTTCTTGCTTTTCGTACCATGCTTGTGTTCTGAGATGGAGAGCTTTATTGTAAACCAATCTTACACAGCCCAAAGTGCGCCGCAATAGCGACTCTTGTTCGGGTGTGGGGTAAATTCGAAACGAATAGGCTTTTTCCATGCCTCACATTTTAGCATATATTTCGTAAACGATGCTCATATTTAGGGTTTGCTGAATAAATCTAAAAACCTTGTTGGGTAAAACTTTTAGACCTTTTGGCCATCAAAAAGTAATGGATCTGGGAGTGATCGGGGGAAAAATTCCTGGACTTTTTCCCTGAAAATTAGGTAATTGACCCCCTCAAAATCGGTAAAACCCTACACCCCACACCCCACACCCTACACCCTGCCCCCAGGAAAAACTTTTTCAGCAAACCCTATTTAACAGTAAAGCCGTCGTAGAACGACGGGGTTTCAGACCCAAATTTTCGATGATCAAACGAAAGTTAGTTTGAGTCTAGTTTTTAAAAATCCCACAAAAGAAGATTCATATCTCAAATCAGCAACGCCGATTAATATTCCACTTCTAATCGCGCTGCGGTGACAGCATCAAAAGCAAAAGCGAGAACTATAGGCATAGGACAAGCGAGGATGACAGCGATAATTAAAGCTGTCACAGTCAATCCGATCGCCACTCCTAACCAAAGTTTTTCGGCAGGAGATAGACCTTTTTGGCGCTTAATTTTTTGTAACACTTTGGTCGGAATTGGTTCCGGCATCACGGCATTGGGAGGGAATGCCCAATAATTACTGTAGCGTTCGAGAAATAGCTCTGTCCAGCCGTTTTCTTGACACCATTCTTGAATCCATGGTTCGTGAAAGTGTTTCATTGCTTCCCTGTTGACTTTTTCCAGTGATTACTTTAAACATCTCCTGATGTGAACTTCATCCTAGCAAAGCTATCTTAAGCGTCGATCGGATTCAATAAAACTTAATATATGAGTAGTCGCTGAAAGGTAAAGTTAACGGTGAGGTAAGGAGTCAGGAGACAGGAGACTCCGAGACAGGAGACTCCGAGACAGGAGACAGGGATCGGGTTGGGGATTGGGTGTGAGGGAATAGGGAAATAATTGTTAAAAAATTTCGGTTCTTGATTCGGTACAGATTCCTGGCAATTTTTGATCCCAAGTATCGAGGGGAAGGGTATCGAGATAGGCAAAGTCAAAGACAATCCCGAGCGAGGGGATAGCTTGCCATTCGGGGGAATTTAAGAGACGATCAAAATAACCTCCCCCGTAGCCTAAGCGATAACCTTGGCGATCGCAAGCGACGGCGGGAATTAACAGTAAGTCCACTTCGGCCGGTAAAATGAGAGGAGCGATCGCTGTTGGTTCGTAGATGCCATAACGATTTAATTCTAGGGGATCGTCGGCACTCCAACAGTGCCAGGTGAGGCTATCTCCCTCACAACGGGAAAAACCCCAGCGATGGTGTTGGCAAAATAAGGAACTTAAATCCGGCTCTTGACGATGACTGAAGTAAGCGAGAATGGTTTTAGCGTGCTGAAAGAGGGGTAAAGATTGTAAATTTTTGCAAAGTTGCTGACTATTTTCTTGCCAAATATGCTTAGGAAGCGATCGTCTTTGGGCAATTAGTTGTTTGCGTAATTGGGCTTTTTTGGTAGCGGAATCCATAAAATAGAGATAAATATTTCTGTAGTCACAAGATGCTAAATCTATTTAACTCGCTTTTTGGGCGTTATAACGAGAATATCAAGGCCAATGTGGAAATTTACCTTAAATGTCGGCTTGAAGGAACTCTCGGTTTTACCTAGGAGATGAAAGGTTCCGTCAATATAAAACAGCACTTCGACACATTTCGACACATTTCGACAGGCTCAATGTAAAGGCTCAGTGACACGAAGCACAGCTAAAAATAAATGTCTAATCTCAAGAGCAAAATCTCGAATAACTTCTGAAATTGTTAATTGCATTCTAGATGCGTATTTTGAAGTGCGCTTGCTCATATTCGGAGTCATGAGCATCGGCAGTCTTTTTTCTTTTAAGGGTCTTGACATACTTACGAAAAATAGCTACTATGTGAGCATAGCGGATAGGGTAATCAACCGCTCTAAAAACCCATGTAGTCTAATCACTACAACCTCTGCACCTTGACAATCAAAGATATAGGGTTCTACTCAATAGTTCTAGTTTCTCACCTGCTCGTGATGTAAAATCTTTGTAGGAACTAGACAAAGCAGTATTTGAAGCTAACGTTTCAATTAAAGCAAATTTTGTAGAAATACAACTATCGTGGGGCGCACGAAAAGTAACGCGCAGGCGTAAGAACCACCTCTGTTTTAGATAACGCAAGGAATCTAAAGTAAGTGGACTTGTTGAACCAAGAATCCCTCGCTTTTAGCGATGGGAGCGTCAAACCTGGGCAACTTGTCCCTACTGTATTCGTGCTAAATGGTTGCTGGGTTGGAAAGGAGTAAAATACACCGAATACAAGATTGATGGGGATGAAAGCGCTCGTCAAGCCATGGCCGAACGTGCCAAGGGTAAACGCAGTGTACCACAGATTTTTATTAATAATGAACCTATAGGTGGTGGTGATGATTTGTATGCTTTGGATGGTCAGAAAAAATTAGATAATTTATTGGCTAAATGTGGGACTATCTAAAGTCTATTGACGAAAAAGCCTATGAGAAACATCGGCAATGGATGCAGTTAGCTTTAAATTTAGCGGCAACTGCGGGGGACCGGGGTGATGTACCTGTGGGAGCGGTTATCGTGGATAAACAGGGCAATTTAATCGCTCAAGGGGCTAATTGCAAGGAAAAACACCATGATTCCACGGCTCACGCTGAAATTCTGGCGATTCGTGCTGCTAGTCAGCTGTTGGGCAATTGGCACTTAAATGATTGTACCCTCTACGTCACCCTCGAACCCTGTCCCATGTGTGCCGGGGCAATCATTCAGGCTAGATTAGGATTATTAGTGTACGGTGCTGACGATCCGAAAACAGGAGTTATCCGCACTGTGGCTAATTTTATTGATAGTCCTTTTTCTAACCATCGTTTACCGGTAATCGCGGGAATTTTAGCTAAGGAATCGGGGGAATTATTACAAACTTGGTTTGAGAAAAAAAGAAATATTTCAAGGAGTCAGTCCCGATGAAAAAATTTTCACCCCCACAGATGAAAGAGGTTTCCTTCCCTACACCCCACACCCCACACCCTACACCCTCTTTCAAGTCAGGGAGATAGGAGTTAATATCAAATTAGGTTACACTTCTTCTTTATGAGAAGGGCTGTAAGGAGAATTAACGATGAATAATTGGAAAAGTACTATTCACCCCGGTGAAATTTTAGCTGATGAATTAGAGGAAATTAATCTTGATGTTTTTCAGCTTGCAAAAAGGGTTATAGCGGTATGCAGTCGAATGAGGTATACTGCAACAAGCTATAAGTCAGTCTAGGCAATACTTTATCTGTATCTCACTCAAGCGAATACCGCTATAGTTCGGGGTGACTTAGCACCATTACAAGCCGCTTTCAACAGTAGTATTGGTAGTCCTAAATACGATCCCACTGCTGATATTAATGGAGACGGTGGAATCAATTTAGGTGACTTCTTAGTCTTAAATTCTGACTACGGACTAAGCTTGTTCTAACCTAATTTATAGCAATGAAAAGTGTAGAGTTTATGGTGCGTTAGGTCAAAAAAATAAAATTAACAATCTGCCGTAACGCACCACCTCTATCATTCAATTTATGCGTTACCCTATCGCTCTTCACAACCTACGAGTGCCACGAGTAATCTACAACCTGATTTAGTCTTATCCATTCACAAATTGACAGAAAATTATGCCTAATTTAGCCGTTGAATTTAATCTGAGGGAAGACATCGCAGGAACCCCCGGTGGATTCCTTAATCAAAATAATCCCTTAAATATAGGCGATCGCTTTTTTGTTCAAGTCTTAATGAGGGATATTCATAGTAATCCTATCGGATTAACTGGTAGTGCTATCAATCTCAATTTTGAAGCCAACAAAATCCAAAATATTGACATTCCTTTTAATCCAGTTGATGATAACAGTCCCTTAGTTACTGCTAACTTTACTCTCTTTCGGGGAGGAACCTTAAATAACATTAATGGGACAATTACCGACTTAGGGGGAGCATCTTTTCCTGCTGCCGGTTTAGGTTCAATCTTGGGACTGAATCAACTAGAACAATTTAGCTTAATGCACTTTCAAGTTATCGGAAAAGGTAGCTCTAATTTAAGCCTAAATGTAGATTTGAGTCAAACAAATTTTGCTGATGGAACCTTAGCCGCTAATGATCCAACTAATCTAAGTCAATTAATTCAAATTGTCCCTATTGTCCCCGCCAATGACCCTGTAACTATACCTGAACCCAGTCTAAATATAGGTTTATTTATCCTACTAGGCGTTATACCTGTTCTCAAGAAACAGTATGCCAAAAGAGTGTAGATTGCCTGTTTGCGGCTATCAATTCCGTCAAAAAAACACGCATCAACAATCCGCCGTAACGCACCACCTCTATTATTAAATCGGTGCGTTACGCTATTGTGCTTCATACCCTACGGGTAAGCAGACAACTCCAATGAACCAAACAACCGCTAATTATGATGAACCTTGGAAAGAAGCATTAACCTAGAAAACAGGTTTCTTCGAGAAACCCGTTTTCTGGACTTTAAGACAAAAAAACGTTTCACCG
Encoded here:
- the def gene encoding peptide deformylase, whose protein sequence is MIFRGKQLILIQMTQVLTITQLGNPILQQKAPALDHLLDSDCQDLIDSLITTVQAAHGVGIAAPQVARSLRLFIVASHPNPRYPDAPIMSPTAMINPRILQVSEEMVKGWEGCLSVPNWRGFVPRHQWIEVAYYDRNGREIRQVFRDFVARIFQHEYDHLEGILFLDRLASPADLYSEEEYQKISNIAEYKR
- the folE gene encoding GTP cyclohydrolase I FolE, whose translation is MTLAKSKAIFDNDDYNHFPEVITEPKSPVSEAEMMQAVRTLLLGLGEEPDREGLRDTPKRVVKALKFLTSGYQQSLDELLNGAVFHENANEMVLIRDIDIFSSCEHHILPIIGRAHVAYIPNGKVIGLSKIARICEMYARRLQVQERLTAQIADALLGLLQPQGVAVVIEATHMCMVMRGVEKPGSWTSTSAVRGIFADSAKTRQEFMSLIRHSPDFH
- the hemB gene encoding porphobilinogen synthase, whose product is MLIRPRRLRYTPAIRRLVRETELTVNDLIYPLFIMEGENQKVAIPSMPDCYRYSLDLLLKEVVNAYNLGINAIALFPLIAEDKKDNFGTESYNPDGLVQRTVKAIKKEVPEIIIITDVALDPFSIYGHDGIVQDGKILNDETVQVLVKMSLSQAAAGANFVAPSDMMDGRVGAIRRALDAAGYFDVGILAYTAKYASAYYGPFRDALESAPKFGDKKTYQMDGANSREALREASLDITEGADIIMVKPALAYLDIIRRLRDSSHLPVAAYNVSGEYAMIKAAAKQGWIDEKSLILETLTSMKRAGADLILTYFAADVALMKQESRF
- a CDS encoding chromophore lyase CpcT/CpeT; the encoded protein is MLKTSIALGFFLTQSLPLNPQVQGVANHLIGVMDTRQQAQTNPRIAKVQMTTCAVNFSPKQDNIYLYQEQAIIDQLNQPYRQRILVIQPSPDNSTVESKAYKLNNAANFINFCNKDLTERNLNVSDLAESVCTVFLKPIAGGYRGETPPQGCPTNARGAVKITNTIILHSQGMDTSDRGYDSLGRQLWGARDNFYQFRWQKP
- a CDS encoding thioredoxin domain-containing protein; its protein translation is MANHLAESESLYLRKHAENPIDWWYWCDSALEIARREDKPIFLSIGYSSCHWCTVMEGEAFSDRAIADYLNQYFLPIKVDREERPDIDSIYMQALQLMVGQGGWPLNVFLTPDSLIPFYGGTYFPVQPRFNRPGFLQVLQSIRRYYDEEKEKLSKFTAEILGALRQSAILPRAETNLADPSLLATGIERNTAVIRVNPNNYGRPSFPMIPYSHLALQGSRFGDDFDDSLRQAAYQRGEALALGGIYDHVGGGFHRYTVDSTWTVPHFEKMLYDNGQIVEYLANLWSAGDREAAFERGIKGTVNWLKREMTAPEGYFYAAQDADSFEKATDGEPEEGAFYVWSDLELRDDLSTEELGLLQANFTVTAEGNFEGRNVLQRRQGGELSSEIENMLDKLFIRRYGSSQTQLALFPPARDNQEAKTVSWPGRIPAVTDTKMIVAWNSLMISGLARAFAVFGEPLYWQMATQAAEFILKHQWLDGRFQRLNYQGQASVLAQSEDFAYFIKALLDLQTAKPQETPWLEAAIDLQGEFDRWFWAEDEGGYFNTASDHSLDLIVRERGYTDNATPSANGIAIANLVRLSRLTENLEYLDRAEKALQSFSTILEESPTACPSLFVALDHYRHGFCLRAPESSIERLLGRYLPTVVYRVDASLPPSTFGLICQGLCCLEPAENLEQLDRQIAGVMAGESILLG
- a CDS encoding RNA-guided endonuclease InsQ/TnpB family protein, producing MEKAYSFRIYPTPEQESLLRRTLGCVRLVYNKALHLRTQAWYEKQERVGYAQTSSMLTDWKKQEELDFLNEVSCVPLQQGLRHLQTAFTNFFAGRTKYPNFRKKHQGGSAEFTKSAFKFKDKQIYLAKCTEPLPIRWSRQIPESCEPSTVTVRLHPSGRWHISIRFDDPTIKPLPVTDKAIGIDLGISSLVITSDGDKVSNPKHFKKHYQRLRRASKSLSRKQKGSKNREKARIKVAKIHAQITDSRKDHLHKLTTQLVRENQTIVVENLAVKNLVKNPKLSQAISDVSWGEITRQLAYKCRWYGRNYLEIDRWFPSSKRCSNCGYIAEKMPLNIREWDCPDCGTHHDRDINASKNILAAGLAVSVCRATIRPEQSKTGAAGAKNPSGQKQKPKS
- a CDS encoding 5-formyltetrahydrofolate cyclo-ligase; the encoded protein is MDSATKKAQLRKQLIAQRRSLPKHIWQENSQQLCKNLQSLPLFQHAKTILAYFSHRQEPDLSSLFCQHHRWGFSRCEGDSLTWHCWSADDPLELNRYGIYEPTAIAPLILPAEVDLLLIPAVACDRQGYRLGYGGGYFDRLLNSPEWQAIPSLGIVFDFAYLDTLPLDTWDQKLPGICTESRTEIF
- the tadA gene encoding tRNA adenosine(34) deaminase TadA, with product MWDYLKSIDEKAYEKHRQWMQLALNLAATAGDRGDVPVGAVIVDKQGNLIAQGANCKEKHHDSTAHAEILAIRAASQLLGNWHLNDCTLYVTLEPCPMCAGAIIQARLGLLVYGADDPKTGVIRTVANFIDSPFSNHRLPVIAGILAKESGELLQTWFEKKRNISRSQSR
- a CDS encoding PEP-CTERM sorting domain-containing protein; its protein translation is MPNLAVEFNLREDIAGTPGGFLNQNNPLNIGDRFFVQVLMRDIHSNPIGLTGSAINLNFEANKIQNIDIPFNPVDDNSPLVTANFTLFRGGTLNNINGTITDLGGASFPAAGLGSILGLNQLEQFSLMHFQVIGKGSSNLSLNVDLSQTNFADGTLAANDPTNLSQLIQIVPIVPANDPVTIPEPSLNIGLFILLGVIPVLKKQYAKRV